Proteins encoded in a region of the Ziziphus jujuba cultivar Dongzao chromosome 3, ASM3175591v1 genome:
- the LOC107422969 gene encoding transcriptional regulator SUPERMAN gives MERKNNSVMNNSLKDHGIVTKAIRDSKTMMSNNQSNKAARDHSSWNSSCDNNHHQSYEEDYMNGFSWPPRSYTCSFCKREFRSAQALGGHMNVHRKDRARLRQSSPNDHQGQYTTFLNLNLKPNPNPNFASSSSSFSSASSTRLPFVPFTSSLSSLISPPLSSLSSPPPSLSSAEKWTTALDHGALLDHHHHPLSTKVPDSAKILKNERSERLFHGSVGGDVGNFAKKEVCKKHLKKAEKTVRLDLGIGMVGDAKEDIDLELRLGYS, from the coding sequence ATGGAGAGGAAGAATAATAGTGTGATGAACAACAGCTTGAAAGATCATGGTATTGTTACTAAAGCCATTAGAGATTCAAAAACCATGATGAGTAATAATCAAAGCAACAAAGCTGCTAGAGATCATTCATCATGGAACTCATCATGTGATAATAATCACCACCAAAGCTATGAAGAAGATTATATGAATGGGTTCTCATGGCCTCCAAGATCCTATACTTGTAGCTTCTGCAAAAGGGAATTCAGATCTGCTCAAGCTTTGGGTGGTCACATGAATGTTCACAGGAAAGATAGAGCAAGGCTTAGACAATCTTCACCAAATGATCATCAGGGTCAGTACACAACATTTCTTAACCTTAACCTCAAACCTAACCCTAACCCTAATTTTGCTTCCTCATCATCCTCattttcttctgcttcttcaaCTAGGCTGCCATTTGTACCATTTACTAGCTCACTATCTTCTCTGATTTCTCCACCTCTTTCTTCTTTATCTTCACCACCGCCGTCTTTATCTTCGGCTGAAAAATGGACTACTGCTTTAGATCATGGTGCTTTacttgatcatcatcatcatcctttgAGCACCAAAGTCCCTGATTCGgcaaaaatattgaagaatGAAAGATCTGAAAGACTTTTTCATGGTAGTGTTGGAGGAGACGTTGGTAATTTTgccaaaaaagaagtttgcaaGAAGCATTTGAAGAAGGCTGAGAAGACTGTTAGATTGGACTTGGGAATTGGTATGGTTGGTGATGCAAAGGAGGACATAGACTTGGAACTTCGATTGGGATACTCCTAG
- the LOC107422983 gene encoding serine/threonine-protein kinase BLUS1, whose product MAAQEEDREARKVQYPLDPSSYQILGEIGVGVSAIVYKALCLPMNSSVVAIKAIDLDQSRADFDNVRREATTMSLLSHPNILNAHCSFLVDRRLWVVMPFMSAGSLQSIITSSFSDGLTESCIAVVLKDILNALSYLHDQGHLHRDIKAGNILIDSNGSVKLADFGVSASIYESNAARGWYTMSSASSLMLTDFTGTPYWMAPEVIHSHNGYGFKADIWSFGITALELAHGRPPLSHLPLSKSLLLKITKRFRFSDYEKHKKDKQKKKKFSKAFKDMVALCLDQDPTKRPTAGKLLKHPFFKNSKGSDFLVKNVLQGLPSVEERFILQSMINKNGHDDEDDDVEDGQNVKHRRISGWNFNEDGFELDPVFPTESKEPSNAKQVRFGGETFIRNKGGESGESSPSSTGHIREENQVDIHGENASVQNRDSNPSSSGKVGAHCEAASVQDRGSEPSGSNPKLSGQIEEDAKVQVGTQCECSSVQDRGVEPGGSNPSSLGQVEVGIDRESMLRNLLLLTKSLDEQKKKVVDLIVLLGGEEVAELSRDDQMVQLIEKLKMDLEFEKKKNFELEMELEFLRLQIHGPPSLETSLQN is encoded by the coding sequence ATGGCGGCTCAAGAAGAAGACCGTGAAGCAAGAAAGGTCCAATATCCATTGGACCCCAGCTCTTATCAGATTCTTGGCGAAATCGGTGTCGGTGTCAGCGCAATAGTGTACAAAGCACTCTGTCTGCCAATGAACTCTTCGGTGGTAGCAATCAAAGCCATAGATCTCGATCAATCTCGAGCCGATTTCGACAATGTTCGACGTGAAGCGACGACCATGTCACTTCTTTCTCATCCAAACATTCTGAATGCACACTGTTCTTTCTTGGTGGACCGTCGTCTATGGGTTGTGATGCCGTTTATGTCTGCTGGTTCTTTACAGTCCATAATCACATCTTCTTTCTCTGATGGTTTAACCGAATCATGCATCGCGGTTGTGCTCAAAGATATCTTGAATGCTTTGTCTTATCTTCATGATCAAGGCCATCTTCACAGAGACATCAAGGCCGGGAACATTCTTATAGATTCGAATGGCTCTGTGAAACTAGCAGATTTTGGTGTTTCTGCATCAATCTATGAATCGAACGCTGCTCGTGGGTGGTACACAATGTCATCGGCTTCGTCCTTGATGCTCACCGATTTCACGGGAACTCCATATTGGATGGCGCCGGAGGTGATACACTCACACAATGGATACGGTTTCAAGGCTGACATATGGTCTTTCGGAATCACTGCATTAGAATTGGCACATGGACGACCTCCTCTGTCTCACCTCCCACTTTCCAAGTCGCTGCTCTTGAAGATAACGAAGCGTTTTCGCTTCTCGGACTACGAAAAGCACAAGAAAGacaagcagaagaagaagaagttctCGAAGGCTTTTAAAGACATGGTTGCATTGTGTCTCGATCAAGACCCAACTAAGAGGCCAACCGCAGGGAAACTCTTGAAGCATCCGTTCTTCAAGAATAGTAAAGGTTCAGATTTTCTTGTCAAGAATGTGTTGCAGGGTCTACCCAGTGTTGAAGAAAGATTCATTTTGCAGTCAATGATCAACAAGAATGGTCATGacgatgaagatgatgatgtagAAGATGGGCAAAACGTAAAACACAGAAGGATCAGTGGATGGAACTTCAATGAAGATGGTTTTGAACTCGACCCTGTATTCCCAACCGAGTCCAAAGAACCTTCTAATGCAAAACAAGTCCGGTTTGGTGGGGAGACTTTCATTCGTAATAAGGGAGGCGAGTCCGGTGAGTCGAGCCCGAGTTCAACGGGTCATATTCGAGAGGAGAACCAAGTTGACATTCATGGTGAAAACGCAAGTGTTCAGAACAGGGACTCGAATCCGAGCTCATCAGGTAAAGTGGGTGCTCATTGTGAAGCGGCAAGTGTTCAGGACAGGGGAAGTGAACCCTCCGGGTCAAACCCGAAGTTATCGGGTCAAATTGAGGAGGATGCCAAAGTTCAAGTGGGTACTCAATGTGAATGTTCAAGTGTTCAGGACAGAGGAGTTGAACCGGGTGGGTCAAACCCGAGTTCTTTGGGTCAAGTTGAGGTTGGTATTGATAGGGAGTCAATGTTGAGGAATCTACTACTGTTGACCAAGAGCTTGGATGagcagaagaagaaggtggTTGATCTGATTGTTTTGCTGGGAGGTGAGGAAGTAGCAGAATTAAGCAGAGATGATCAAATGGTGCAACTGATTGAAAAGTTGAAGATGGACTTGGAgtttgagaagaagaagaactttGAATTGGAAATGGAATTGGAGTTTCTGAGGCTGCAGATACATGGACCACCAAGTTTAGAGACTTCCTTGCAGAATTAA
- the LOC107422984 gene encoding LOW QUALITY PROTEIN: cellulose synthase-like protein G2 (The sequence of the model RefSeq protein was modified relative to this genomic sequence to represent the inferred CDS: deleted 1 base in 1 codon), translating into MADLQPLNLLHVHKSNIIINRAHTLLHSIAIAFLIYYRVSFLFQNDKETRSTPTWPWLLVFFSELLLSFIWLLGQAFKWRRVSRTVFPERLPEDDKLPAIDIFICTVDPNREPTIGVMNTVISALSLDYPPEKLHVYLSDDGGSSLTLKGMREAWEFAKWWIPFCNKFRIQDRCPEAYFSAISLADDVGGNSDEFLKQREIIKQKYQEFKERVNGLKEILGDACSASGDHPPVVEVIEGNPHDSKAQVLEQPILPLLVYVSREKRPSQPQHFKAGALNALLRVSGVISNSPYILMLDCDMYCNDPTSARQAMCFHLDPKLSSSLAFVQFPQRFHNIATNDIYDCQYRSTYTVLWQGMDGLEGPVLSGTGFYIKRVCFCGDYVQEGTDLMELKSYFGPSNEFMKSILHYNKPNLINNRESTNSLIKEAKFLASSTYADQTKWGKDVGFLYYAVAEDYLTGFTLQCKGWTSVFHATSMPQFLGTATTNLNDLLTQGIRWSSGLMDVGLSKFCPFIYGPSKMSFHGKMCYAELSFFPLYCLPLWCFATVPQLCLLNGTSIYPEVSNPFFIIFPFIFMSSSIKLLYEIFITGGSYRSWINEQRIWMIKSITSHLYGCLDAFMKRIGMRKTSFLATNKVDDDEQVMLYKKGLIDFRTSAMFLAPLVTLMMLNMVSFVVGMARLILVGDLEKWFLQVSISFYILVMSYPIMEGILIRKDKGRIPPSITIFSASVTLPLIFLPLGSRFLMY; encoded by the exons ATGGCGGATCTTCAACCTCTCAATCTCCTCCATGTCCATAAATCGAACATCATCATAAACAGAGCACATACACTTTTACATTCCATAGCCATAGCTTTCTTAATCTACTACAGAGTCTCTTTCCTTTTCCAAAATGATAAAGAAACCAGAAGCACACCAACTTGGCCATGGCTTCTGGTTTTCTTCTCTGAGCTCCTTCTCTCTTTTATATGGCTTCTAGGCCAAGCCTTTAAATGGCGTCGTGTCTCTCGTACCGTCTTCCCGGAGAGACTGCCGGAGGATGATAAACTTCCGGCGATCGACATATTCATTTGCACTGTGGATCCAAATAGGGAACCAACTATAGGAGTGATGAACACAGTGATATCGGCTCTGTCATTAGACTACCCACCAGAGAAGCTTCATGTATATCTCTCTGATGATGGAGGTTCTTCTTTGACATTGAAGGGGATGAGAGAAGCTTGGGAATTTGCAAAATGGTGGATTCCATTTTGTAACAAGTTTAGGATCCAAGATAGGTGCCCTGAAGCTTATTTCTCTGCAATATCATTAGCTGATGATGTTGGTGGGAATTCTGATGAGTTTTTGAAACAGAGAGAAATCATAAAA CAAAAGTACCAAGAATTTAAGGAACGTGTAAATGGACTAAAAGAGATCCTCGGAGATGCTTGCTCTGCTAGTGGAGATCATCCACCTGTTGTTGAG gTTATTGAAGGAAATCCCCATGATAGTAAAGCTCAAGTACTAGAGCAACCAATTTTGCCTCTTCTT GTTTATGTATCTAGGGAGAAAAGGCCTTCCCAACCCCAACATTTCAAGGCCGGAGCTCTAAATGCTCTT CTTCGAGTCTCTGGGGTGATAAGCAACTCTCCCTACATTCTTATGTTAGACTGTGATATGTACTGCAATGATCCAACTTCAGCAAGACAAGCTATGTGTTTCCACCTTGACCCCAAGCTCTCTTCCTCATTGGCTTTTGTTCAATTCCCTCAGAGATTCCACAATATTGCCACTAATGATATATATGATTGTCAATACAGATCAACATATACG GTATTATGGCAAGGTATGGATGGGCTAGAAGGACCGGTGTTGTCTGGTACTGGCTTTTATATTAAAAGGGTTTGTTTCTGTGGTGATTATGTTCAAGAAG GGACTGACCTAATGGAACTCAAAAGTTATTTTGGCCCATCCAATGAGTTCATGAAATCTATTCTCCACTACAACAAGCCTAATTTAATCAATAACAGAGAATCTACCAATTCATTGATAAAGGAGGCCAAATTCTTAGCTTCTTCCACCTATGCAGATCAAACAAAATGGGGTAAAGAT GTGGGTTTTCTGTATTATGCAGTTGCAGAAGATTACCTGACAGGGTTCACTTTACAGTGCAAAGGCTGGACTTCTGTGTTTCATGCCACATCAATGCCCCAATTTTTGGGCACTGCCACAACGAATTTGAATGACCTATTGACTCAAGGCATTAGATGGAGCTCTGGATTGATGGATGTTGGTCTCTCTAAGTTTTGCCCTTTTATATATGGTCCTTCAAAAATGTCTTTTCACGGGAAAATGTGCTATGCTGAGCTTTCGTTCTTCCCTCTCTATTGCCTGCCTCTTTGGTGCTTTGCTACTGTCCCTCAACTCTGCCTATTGAATGGCACCTCTATATATCCTGAG GTCTCAAACccattttttatcatattccCTTTCATATTTATGTCATCGAGCATTAAACTTTTGTATGAAATCTTCATAACTGGAGGATCATATAGATCATGGATAAACGAACAAAGAATATGGATGATTAAATCGATTACTTCTCACTTGTATGGATGTTTGGATGCATTCATGAAGAGAATTGGCATGAGGAAAACCAGTTTCTTGGCGACAAACAAAGTCGATGATGATGAACAAGTTATGCTATACAAAAAGGGTTTGATCGATTTCCGAACTTCAGCAATGTTTCTTGCTCCATTGGTAACCCTAATGATGTTGAACATGGTTTCCTTTGTTGTGGGAATGGCAAGGCTAATCCTTGTGGGAGATTTGGAGAAATGGTTTCTTCAAGTTTCGATATCATTTTATATCTTAGTAATGAGTTACCCTATCATGGAAGGTATTTTAATAAGGAAGGACAAGGGAAGAATTCCTCCATCAATCACCATTTTCTCTGCTTCTGTTACATTGCCCTTGATTTTCTTGCCACTAGGATCTAGATTTTTAATGTACTAA
- the LOC132803150 gene encoding uncharacterized protein LOC132803150 — protein MSMVSDIFLQIVLGLLTIILFSSVHGIPQKLLAKLRNRDRPQFQSKRHFVVGAQLLARSRSAKSRSASTRLAKEAEAEAEKAIALDPKDAAAHILKALALDLQGFNTSALDSLDVALSPLAIKSLEDEERGDALCKRAELKMAVNQRGGGRVDSALDDLTQALELIPKKGNAFYLLGKCYEEKKMKEEALKAYEDALAAEPRFTVAREALDRLSS, from the coding sequence ATGTCGATGGTATCCGATATTTTCCTCCAAATAGTTCTCGGACTCCTCACCATCATATTGTTCTCGTCTGTCCATGGAATTCCCCAGAAACTCCTTGCCAAGCTTCGCAACCGCGACCGACCCCAGTTCCAATCCAAGCGTCACTTCGTCGTCGGAGCTCAGCTTCTCGCCCGATCCAGATCCGCCAAGTCTCGCTCGGCTTCCACTCGGTTAGCCAAAGAAGCCGAAGCCGAAGCCGAGAAAGCCATCGCGCTTGACCCGAAAGATGCCGCTGCTCACATCCTCAAGGCTTTGGCTCTTGACCTCCAAGGCTTCAACACATCTGCGCTCGATTCCCTCGACGTTGCTCTCTCCCCACTCGCCATCAAATCTCTCGAAGATGAGGAGCGTGGGGACGCGCTGTGCAAGCGTGCCGAGTTGAAAATGGCCGTGAATCAGCGCGGCGGCGGCCGGGTTGACTCGGCGCTGGACGATCTGACTCAGGCCTTGGAATTGATTCCGAAGAAAGGGAATGCTTTTTACCTGCTTGGTAAGTGTTATgaggagaagaagatgaaggaggAGGCTTTGAAGGCTTACGAGGATGCCTTGGCCGCTGAGCCCCGGTTCACCGTCGCTCGGGAAGCTCTGGACCGGTTAAGTTCCTAA